The DNA region CGAGCGTCCCGTGCCCGCGCTCGGAGAGGTCGATGCGATCCTCGATCTGCATCAACTCTTTCCGAGTGGGTTTGACGTCCTTGGCCATCTTGTGGGTGGGTTGCGCGCGCAGTCGGATAACTGTTTACAGTTGCAGCCAACAGCCAAACGGTCGCTGCGTGTGTGCTCGTATTCGACGGCCGCTAGTGACCGCCGGTAACCGCCGGTGACCGCTGGTGAGGGCGAAGAGATTGGCACTGATCGTACAGACGCGAGGAAAAATCGACTGCGTACCGAGACCGCTGGCGAGACCGGTTACTCGAGACTGATGTCCGAGGACTGCTCGGCGGGTTCGAAGACGACCTCGAGCACCCCGTTGTTGTAGGTCGCCGAGGCGGTGTGTTCGTTGACCCGGCGGGGAAGGGAGACGCGCTCGTCGTACTCGCGGTGGTCGCTCCGGGCTGAGATGGTGAGCGTCTTGCCGTCGCACTCGAGTTCGATGTTCTGCTTTTCGACGCCGGGGAGGTCGGCGATGACGCGGACCTCCTCCTCAGTGTCGTGAACGTCGACGTGGGTGTCGGCGCCGAAGCCAGCGTCGGTGTCCGTCCGCGACTCGAAGCCGACGTCTCCGCCGGCCATCATGTCGTTCATCATCCGTTCAATCTCCCGA from Natronosalvus rutilus includes:
- a CDS encoding Hsp20/alpha crystallin family protein, which encodes MRRDDRDEPFDDLFREIERMMNDMMAGGDVGFESRTDTDAGFGADTHVDVHDTEEEVRVIADLPGVEKQNIELECDGKTLTISARSDHREYDERVSLPRRVNEHTASATYNNGVLEVVFEPAEQSSDISLE